A genome region from Bombilactobacillus bombi includes the following:
- a CDS encoding response regulator transcription factor, giving the protein MKILVVDDDQDIVELLSIYIRNEGYEPIAATSGTAALSKLEQHPDIDLIILDIMMPDISGIEVMKQVRATSQVPIIIVSAKTSDIDKIQGLISGADDYVVKPFNPLEVMARIKSLLRRIHAGDADIPDKLNIGPITINKSSHEVLTESGQKVQLTALEFGILYLLASHPNQVFSADEIFERVWKQESVISAKTVMVHVSHLRDKLEEATHGEKVIETVWGVGYKVEA; this is encoded by the coding sequence ATGAAGATTTTGGTAGTAGATGATGACCAAGATATTGTGGAACTGTTGAGTATTTATATTCGCAATGAAGGTTATGAACCCATTGCAGCTACTTCAGGGACAGCGGCTTTATCTAAATTAGAACAACATCCTGATATTGACTTGATAATTTTGGATATTATGATGCCAGATATATCAGGTATTGAGGTGATGAAACAAGTGCGTGCAACATCTCAAGTTCCAATTATTATTGTTTCAGCCAAAACTAGTGACATTGACAAAATTCAAGGTTTGATTTCTGGAGCTGATGACTATGTTGTCAAACCCTTTAATCCACTCGAAGTAATGGCCCGAATTAAGTCATTATTGCGCAGAATTCATGCGGGTGATGCCGATATTCCAGATAAGTTAAACATTGGTCCTATTACCATTAACAAGAGTTCCCATGAAGTATTGACCGAAAGTGGTCAAAAAGTTCAGCTAACAGCGTTAGAGTTTGGGATTCTATATTTATTAGCTAGTCATCCTAATCAAGTTTTTTCGGCTGATGAAATTTTTGAACGAGTTTGGAAACAAGAAAGTGTAATCTCTGCTAAAACAGTGATGGTTCATGTTAGTCATCTACGTGATAAACTGGAAGAAGCTACCCACGGTGAAAAAGTCATCGAAACAGTTTGGGGCGTTGGCTATAAAGTTGAGGCTTAA
- a CDS encoding aspartate/glutamate racemase family protein has translation MRDFFTIIGGMGTAATESYLRLLNQRTPTDCDQDFLDYILVNHATVPDRTSYILDRTKPSFYPALLDDIQQQSQLNPAFMVIICNTAHYFYEQLQQATTVPLLHMPRTAIATLKAQYPDIKRVGLIATQGTLADGIYEQELQQQNYDYTLGDKQLQADVMTLIYDNIKTKGVVDAPLYHQIIRRMQQEFGAEAVILGCTELSLAQEKAADHDALIIDAQSIIVDKSIELALKVRAGKTITIKNGLAD, from the coding sequence ATGCGAGATTTCTTTACAATAATTGGTGGCATGGGGACAGCGGCAACAGAAAGTTACTTGCGTCTTTTGAATCAGCGTACCCCGACGGATTGTGATCAGGACTTTTTGGATTATATTCTAGTGAACCATGCTACGGTGCCAGATCGCACAAGTTATATTTTAGATCGAACCAAACCTAGTTTTTATCCAGCTTTATTAGATGATATACAACAGCAAAGTCAATTAAATCCAGCTTTTATGGTTATTATTTGTAACACGGCGCATTATTTTTACGAGCAGTTGCAACAAGCTACGACTGTGCCTCTTTTGCATATGCCCCGCACAGCAATTGCAACTTTAAAAGCACAATATCCAGACATCAAGCGCGTCGGATTGATTGCCACTCAAGGAACTTTAGCTGATGGAATTTATGAACAAGAATTACAACAACAAAATTATGATTACACATTAGGTGACAAGCAGTTGCAAGCCGATGTAATGACATTAATTTATGATAATATTAAGACTAAAGGCGTAGTAGATGCACCACTATACCATCAAATAATAAGGCGAATGCAGCAAGAATTTGGTGCAGAAGCAGTTATTTTAGGCTGTACAGAATTATCATTAGCCCAAGAAAAGGCAGCAGATCATGATGCTTTAATCATTGATGCACAAAGCATTATTGTCGATAAAAGTATTGAACTGGCATTAAAAGTACGTGCTGGGAAAACAATCACCATTAAAAATGGTCTGGCTGATTAA
- a CDS encoding zinc-ribbon domain-containing protein, giving the protein MKYCPNCGFKLASDYKVCPQCGYHLPQKKSATAAVTKEIKSQHLSRVQAHQHQQAPLTSPLLQYLNWLKHNLITVSLVVLLVILTYIYVGKIISVVVAIGMIIWGYIFANHQAAPLDAKLKLMFRRVEHEEETKVQRVLNTKTNTKVRDATIPVPIQPPKYQTVKTTSRRSWIVSFLAIITWSTSYWPGFFADNSLGVAIGWNSPTVPSLSQMIRQAIMYLNFNFHLQINPSLGLWLLALGPVIVLLGSLMPSRFGRKLAVRGAIVSVIVYLGGLAILKMALSWGSRYLQLPTVNLGSSGYVAIFCVILMLILTIIAKYRQR; this is encoded by the coding sequence ATGAAATATTGTCCTAATTGTGGTTTTAAATTAGCTTCTGATTATAAAGTTTGCCCACAATGTGGTTATCATTTGCCTCAAAAAAAGTCAGCCACAGCTGCAGTTACAAAAGAAATCAAATCCCAACATTTGTCTCGAGTACAAGCACATCAGCACCAACAAGCACCCTTAACAAGTCCGCTTTTGCAGTATTTGAATTGGTTAAAACATAATTTAATTACTGTCTCGCTGGTAGTTTTATTGGTGATTTTAACCTATATTTATGTAGGCAAAATTATTAGTGTTGTCGTGGCTATTGGCATGATAATTTGGGGTTATATCTTTGCTAACCATCAAGCAGCTCCTTTAGACGCAAAATTAAAATTAATGTTTCGCCGCGTAGAACATGAAGAAGAGACTAAAGTACAACGGGTTTTAAACACTAAAACTAATACTAAAGTTCGTGATGCGACCATTCCAGTTCCGATTCAGCCACCAAAATATCAAACTGTCAAGACTACATCGCGGCGTTCATGGATAGTTAGTTTTTTGGCAATTATTACTTGGAGTACGAGTTATTGGCCAGGCTTTTTTGCGGACAATTCGTTGGGAGTTGCTATTGGTTGGAATAGTCCAACGGTGCCGTCACTATCACAAATGATTCGTCAAGCAATTATGTATTTAAACTTTAACTTTCATTTACAAATCAACCCCTCCTTAGGTTTATGGCTGTTAGCATTAGGACCAGTGATTGTGCTTTTGGGTTCTTTAATGCCTAGTCGTTTTGGCCGTAAATTGGCTGTTCGTGGAGCCATAGTAAGTGTAATTGTTTATTTAGGCGGTTTAGCTATTTTAAAAATGGCCTTGAGTTGGGGAAGTCGGTATCTTCAATTGCCAACAGTTAATCTGGGAAGCAGTGGTTATGTAGCAATTTTTTGTGTAATTTTAATGCTTATTTTGACAATTATTGCTAAATATCGTCAACGGTAA
- a CDS encoding sensor histidine kinase codes for MSKIKLSTKKYASVVFWGLGTLFLLIAFEFLFWYVFKTITISWFVVGVIGALDLIISLLVAHQRYIQLLSLQIIVQFQNLNPQHVQQLSQIQVHNPWLQQVIKQLLLVTKTMQTAIEQQQQSELTKDNLITNVSHDLRTPLTSIIGFLGLIEQNPQTPINDIQKYVHIAFQKAQQLQSLVNDLFEYMRASTASIQLNYSKFDMIQMLEQLAAEFELQAQQAQIQLIVDSPQKSVIMRADTEKLGRVLNNLITNALQYGKGAKHLWLCAREQGDQVFIQVANDGEPIAKASLEHLFERFYRGDQSRSPVHEGTGLGLAIAQSLIQVHGGKISAQSDTKMTVFNIILPKKFAPNEGE; via the coding sequence ATGTCTAAAATTAAACTTAGTACGAAGAAGTATGCCAGCGTAGTATTTTGGGGGTTAGGGACCCTTTTTTTATTAATTGCATTTGAATTTTTGTTTTGGTATGTTTTCAAAACAATAACAATAAGTTGGTTTGTCGTAGGTGTGATTGGGGCACTAGACCTAATTATCAGTTTACTAGTGGCCCATCAGCGCTATATTCAATTATTGTCTTTACAAATTATTGTACAATTTCAGAATTTGAATCCCCAACATGTGCAGCAATTAAGTCAAATTCAAGTGCACAATCCATGGTTGCAACAGGTAATTAAACAATTATTATTAGTAACCAAAACTATGCAAACTGCTATTGAACAACAACAACAAAGCGAATTAACTAAAGATAATTTAATTACGAACGTTAGTCATGATTTACGCACACCACTAACTTCTATTATTGGTTTTTTAGGATTGATTGAACAAAATCCGCAAACGCCAATTAACGACATACAAAAATATGTTCATATTGCCTTTCAAAAGGCTCAACAATTACAATCACTGGTGAATGACTTGTTTGAATATATGCGTGCTAGTACAGCTAGTATCCAATTAAATTATAGCAAGTTTGATATGATACAGATGTTAGAACAGTTAGCTGCTGAATTCGAATTGCAAGCACAACAAGCTCAAATTCAACTAATTGTCGATAGTCCGCAAAAATCTGTGATAATGCGAGCAGATACTGAAAAATTAGGCCGCGTGTTAAATAATTTGATTACAAATGCTCTCCAGTATGGTAAAGGTGCAAAACATCTCTGGTTATGTGCTCGTGAGCAAGGAGATCAGGTTTTTATTCAAGTGGCTAATGATGGTGAGCCCATTGCTAAAGCGTCCTTAGAACACCTATTCGAGCGTTTTTATCGTGGCGATCAATCGCGTTCTCCAGTCCATGAAGGAACGGGTTTGGGATTGGCAATTGCTCAAAGTTTAATTCAAGTGCATGGTGGGAAGATTAGTGCACAATCAGATACCAAAATGACAGTTTTTAATATTATTTTACCTAAAAAATTTGCCCCTAACGAAGGAGAATAA
- a CDS encoding UDP-N-acetylmuramoyl-L-alanyl-D-glutamate--2,6-diaminopimelate ligase, with protein sequence MSLILNGCILLLKEHHLLTKADIVFDNEITAVTYDSRQVKKDGMFFCKGTHFEEKYLREAQQNGASTYVSEQEYPDIKGMNALIVNDVQKAMALLGAAFYDYPQNQLFIIAFTGTKGKTTSAYFTQGILQAYTNKKTALFSTIDRILGTQPKQRFKSSLTTPESLDLFKEMRQAVDNGMTHLVMEVSSQAYKRNRVYGLQYDIGFFLNITPDHIGPNEHPDFADYLHCKLQLLVNSNICVLNSDSDHFLEIYQAAQATTPANKIYLFARQGGNESNADFIYHSEESTLVQSRLNLQSQTAKAQKLLLDGQYEINLAGDFNETNAIAAIIGAGLAGVPYQLAKTAITDVHIPGRMETIKTKKHGTVYIDYAHNYGSMKALLSFLQRKEPQSKIIVVVGSTGNKGVSRRAGFGKALSEYADEAYLTTDDPGFEDPQKIAAEIDQHIDHERVQVQIILNRQKAIATAIAKSNPGDLVVLAGKGEDAYQKVRGIDTPYPNDFNVAQQVINELE encoded by the coding sequence ATGTCTTTGATTTTAAATGGATGTATATTACTTTTGAAAGAACATCATTTATTGACGAAAGCCGATATAGTTTTTGATAATGAAATTACTGCCGTAACTTATGATTCGCGGCAGGTGAAAAAGGATGGGATGTTTTTTTGCAAGGGTACTCACTTTGAAGAAAAGTATTTACGTGAAGCTCAGCAAAATGGGGCTTCAACCTATGTTTCTGAACAAGAATATCCAGATATTAAAGGGATGAATGCTTTAATTGTTAATGATGTCCAAAAAGCTATGGCACTTTTAGGGGCAGCTTTTTACGACTATCCTCAAAATCAATTGTTTATTATTGCTTTTACTGGGACGAAAGGCAAGACAACATCGGCTTATTTTACTCAAGGTATTTTGCAGGCTTATACAAACAAAAAAACGGCCTTGTTTTCAACAATTGATCGCATCTTGGGAACACAGCCAAAGCAAAGATTCAAATCTAGTTTGACGACGCCAGAGTCATTAGATCTGTTTAAAGAAATGCGGCAAGCAGTTGATAATGGAATGACACATTTGGTTATGGAAGTTTCTTCACAGGCATATAAACGTAATCGAGTTTATGGTTTACAGTATGATATTGGATTTTTCCTAAATATAACCCCTGATCATATTGGCCCTAACGAGCATCCTGACTTTGCGGACTATTTGCATTGCAAGCTGCAATTGTTGGTTAATTCTAATATTTGTGTGCTCAATAGTGATAGTGATCACTTTTTAGAAATTTATCAAGCGGCACAAGCAACTACGCCAGCAAATAAGATCTATCTTTTTGCTCGTCAAGGTGGCAATGAAAGCAATGCAGATTTTATTTATCATAGCGAAGAGAGTACTTTAGTACAAAGTCGTTTGAATTTACAAAGTCAAACTGCAAAAGCTCAAAAATTGTTGCTTGACGGTCAATATGAGATTAATTTAGCAGGAGACTTTAATGAAACTAACGCTATTGCAGCGATTATTGGAGCTGGTCTAGCGGGAGTGCCTTATCAGTTGGCCAAAACTGCTATTACTGATGTGCATATTCCAGGACGAATGGAAACTATCAAAACTAAGAAACATGGCACAGTTTATATAGATTATGCACATAATTATGGCAGCATGAAGGCTTTGTTGAGCTTTTTACAACGCAAAGAACCACAATCAAAAATCATTGTAGTTGTTGGCAGCACAGGTAATAAAGGTGTGTCGCGCCGTGCGGGTTTTGGTAAAGCTTTAAGTGAATATGCAGATGAAGCCTATTTGACGACGGATGATCCTGGATTTGAAGATCCTCAAAAGATAGCGGCCGAAATCGATCAACACATTGATCATGAACGAGTTCAAGTGCAAATAATTTTAAATCGCCAAAAAGCCATTGCCACGGCCATTGCCAAAAGTAATCCAGGAGATTTAGTTGTTTTAGCGGGTAAAGGTGAAGATGCTTATCAAAAGGTGCGTGGGATTGATACTCCTTATCCCAATGACTTTAATGTAGCTCAGCAAGTAATTAATGAGTTAGAATAG
- a CDS encoding LCP family protein → MDNQDPKKAFLHRNQRIYLRNEHQDYRHPILKMSLLIILMAIFVVGAYGFRIYSQASNALGNAYHPTDKTHISHTIAEGKPVTILLLGVDTGDEGRTDRGNSDTMILATVNPKTKKTVLMSIPRDTLAEIYGIKNSKRVIQKINSAYNLGKEAAAMKTVEKLLDIHIDHYVTMDFHSLPKIVDAVEGITVDSPFAFSYDGSSFKKGKQVITGKQSLSYARMRYEDPEGDYGRQKRQRQVIMAIVKKTLSLSALPNMQKLLDSISGSMSTDLSFNDITTLMQSYRDAAQKMESDHLQGHGATIDGLSYEIAPTSELQRVSNKIRRGVGRDPITLNNEETKLNRLNEQYNNFDFDSEINQSYIIYGKNVNSDYVTEVDSEDN, encoded by the coding sequence ATGGACAATCAAGACCCGAAAAAAGCATTTTTGCACCGAAATCAACGTATATATTTACGCAATGAGCATCAAGACTATCGTCATCCAATTTTAAAAATGAGCTTATTAATTATTTTAATGGCTATTTTTGTGGTAGGTGCTTATGGATTTCGAATTTATTCTCAGGCTAGTAACGCTTTAGGCAATGCTTATCATCCGACTGATAAAACGCATATTTCGCATACTATTGCTGAAGGTAAGCCAGTAACAATTTTGTTATTGGGGGTTGATACTGGTGATGAAGGACGAACAGATCGGGGTAATTCGGATACAATGATTCTAGCTACCGTCAATCCTAAAACTAAAAAAACAGTTTTAATGAGTATTCCACGCGATACCTTAGCAGAAATTTATGGTATTAAGAATAGCAAAAGAGTTATTCAAAAGATAAATTCAGCTTATAATCTTGGTAAAGAAGCCGCCGCCATGAAAACTGTCGAAAAATTATTAGATATTCATATTGACCATTATGTAACGATGGATTTTCATTCATTGCCTAAAATTGTGGATGCCGTTGAAGGCATTACAGTTGATTCACCCTTTGCCTTTAGTTATGATGGCAGTAGTTTCAAAAAAGGCAAACAAGTCATTACCGGTAAGCAAAGTCTGTCTTATGCACGGATGCGTTATGAAGATCCAGAGGGAGATTATGGCCGCCAAAAACGCCAACGTCAAGTCATTATGGCCATTGTCAAAAAGACGCTTTCTTTGAGTGCTTTGCCGAATATGCAAAAACTGTTAGACAGTATTTCTGGTTCCATGAGTACCGATCTTTCTTTTAATGACATTACCACCTTAATGCAATCATATCGTGATGCTGCCCAAAAAATGGAATCAGACCATTTACAAGGTCATGGGGCCACTATTGATGGACTATCTTATGAAATTGCGCCTACTTCAGAATTGCAGCGAGTATCTAATAAAATTCGGCGTGGTGTCGGTCGTGATCCTATTACGCTCAACAATGAAGAAACTAAACTTAATCGTTTAAATGAACAATATAATAATTTTGATTTTGATTCGGAAATCAATCAATCTTATATAATCTATGGAAAAAATGTTAATAGTGATTATGTAACAGAGGTCGATTCTGAAGACAATTAG